cctcctccgcctcccacGGCTCTCGTAGAAGAAGCAAATGGAAGCACCGGAGAGGGAGCTTCGTAAacgaagaggaaggagaagcgCGTTTTTGCAATAAAGCCCTTTTGGAGATTTTTATTTGCCAAAGAGTTCCcctttaaaaaaagattttatttCGCAAAAGGGCCTTTTAGAGCTCAACCAGCCCAATTGAGAAATATGAGCCTTTTGGGCCTTCATTTCTCATTACCCACAATTTGGCCCAGATGGGTAGAAATTGTATTGTGGAATCAGTCTGCCACGTCATCCGTGAACCATTGCTAAGATCATGGGCTGTCCACGAGTGATGTGGTGCACTGGGTCCAGGGAATAAAATTTGAGCCAGTTCATTGGGACGAtgaattagtaattttatttatagggaattgttattttttgtttaaagaaaaATTGTTATTATACTTGTaggaaaaataacattttttaattgttaGCACACGATTTTGTTCGCAGCAAAAACATTTCATCTTCGTTATTCATTCAATAGAATTCATGTTATCAGTAGCAACAACACATCGACCACATAGCACAAGACAAGCAGATCAATAGGGCCTTCAACAACATATTCGCAGCTACACTGATACTCAGATCTCCATTGAAcatttcactttttcttttctttttctttttttctttttttctccgaAGGAGACCAGTCTCGGATTTTCATGATAAACGTATCTTGCGGAACACCAAACTGGTAATCCCCGCTAGTTCGGGAAGTCAAATGCTCAAATTTATAAACCAAGTACACAATTCGCAAAGAGTTCGTCGGCACTCAGATCCAGAGAATTCAAAACATTGCCTAGATTATAGAAAACTGAAGCACCATGTTCACAGAGTAACTAGTTCCtcaaagcaaaagcaaaaatcTCATCACAATGAAGGAGAAAAACTACAAATGTTGATAaagagtttctttttttctcttaaataaGCCTGCGGGGCAGCAGTGGGAACACCAAAGTGTTTACTCCATGGAGGATGATGCAGGACCAGCACCAAAACTGCCTGAGCCGCGGCCAAACCCGGGCCTCGCACCAGAACCCTGCATATGTTTCAGGGATGGAAAAGATCGGTCAAGTTAAAGTTTAACACTATCAAGTTCAAAGAATACGAGTACAAGCTTGAATTTTCACGGAAAGCAGATAAAAATCATTCATAAAGTTATAAACTGGAATAATAGTGAATTATAGGAATATTTTCAAGTTAACCATGTTAATCAAATTAAAGGATAAAGTGCTATCAAGTTAACCATGTTAAATTGGAAAGAACTTCTAATAAGCTCGGAGGTTGCACAAGAGAGAAAAGCAGGTTTCACATCATCACAAAATTGCACATAATTTTAATcctaaaacaatataaatataggATGTTGTAGCCTGAATATTGGGGGTGAGGATTGCATAATCTTGTTTGGCAAATGAACCACAAAAAAGATTTTCACATTTGAATATTATCGATATATGAGCCACTTACAATACAAAGTGAAATCATATACATGATACATCATAGATCAAGCGCCCAAACACCTGCAGGGTGTAGTGCTATTTCACTATGTTAGTGTTCACTATGTACAATTCTTTGCAGAAGTACTATTTATTATACTTCCAGCAAAATTAGAAGCACAAAATTAGAGCTTTTGCAACCACTGAGACTTACAATCTCATTTCAGCTTAGTGCTGCAGAAACTTTCTCGTTGTTAAACACACACCACAGTTACTATGAAaacagaagcagaagcaagaCCAAATAGTTCCTAGGGACAACATAAGCATTTTCATATTAGCAACACAAACTACAAAATTCGTCTTCACCATTTGTAAGATGAATATTAATGACCGGACCTGATAAACTAACTAAAAATGGACAAAAGTAGCAAGAATCACAGAGTTATGACTGATGAAACCAAGAAATCAAACTGACATTTAAATTACAAGAAATAATGACAATgaaactaaaagaaaataagTTCTACACTTCTACTTAATACCAAGTTTCAGGTAAGAGTTAGAATGAGTTCTCACCCTAAATGATGGCTGGAACTCAGGAGGAGCGCCACTCTTGTCGCCGCCAAAATCACCAGGAGCCCCACGAGGACCTCCACGGTACCCGTCTCTCTCTCCAAACCTCGGCCTATCCCCTTCAAAACGGGGAGGACCCCTGACAAAAAAACATTCACCATAAAAACTCACCACCTAACAATCCAATGGTCAATCACAGGATTAATCCTCCAAATTTAACTTGTATTCAGTTTCATTCTCAGAGTTTCGTCCCTAAAATTTAACTTGTATTCAGTTTCATTCTCAGAGTTTCGTccctaaaatttaatatctaattcaaaaagttttgattttaacaAAGGAAAGTGTTAGGATGGCGCGGATTTGGCACTTTTTCACACAGTAAACTAGCTAAAGGAATTAATTGTCAAGCAAATCAAAACTCACTGactaaattgttacaattaAAACTACCGAATATGTAATTGGTGCTACTCCGAAACACTAAAAGCAATACACTAAATCTAAAACACATCCATAGCACGACAAGGGAAGCGAAAAAGGCGATACCTCGGGCGATCACCAGGGGGACCGGATCCGAAGGGGCGGGAGGGGGGCTTCGCCGATTTCTTAAGCGTCGCAGGGACGATCTCGGAGGGGAGATTGAGGTAAGTGCGCAGGTACTCGATACCATCGTTGGTGAGGTACCAGTAGTAGTGTTGCCACGCGAAGGTCTCCCTCACGTACTCCTTCGACTTGAAGCTCTGCATCAGCTTGATCACGTGCAGGTTCGGCACGTCGATCAGCGGGTGCTTCGCGAGGTTGTAGTCCTTCTTCGCGTACAACACCCCCTCTGCGAATCCGCCAAGGGGAATCGGATCAAGctacgaaaccctaaccctaagacTAGAGAGACTGAGCAAGGAGACGAACCTTGGAAGAGGTACTTGCAAATCTCATGGCGGTTCTTCTTCGGAATGAtctgatagagagagagagggagagagagagagagagagatggatgaGATGCGaattgaagaagaagaggatttGGGAGAGGAATCGGAGAACGCTTACCATGGTGATgagttggattggattggatttggATCGAGGAGAGGCGCCGCCGAGGATGACGACGAAAGAGGTGAAGCGCGGAAGGAGAAGTAGAAACCCTAGGCTTTAGATCGGTTACATATACGTACACGTGATCGGTTTATGTATTATTGGGCTCGGCCCCGTTGGTTTAATGCAGTGTATCGGTTAATACCAAAGAGAATTGGGCTAATTGGGCTCGGCCTAACAAATGCCTTGGATTCGAAACCAGGTTTCTTATCGGATCGAATCTTTTCAGCATTGAAACGGATCTTTTAAATTCCGTTCGAATCTACAGTATACATCTTCATGTAAAATCTGCGCGaatatttgacaaattaaaTAATGGAGTTTTAATTCTTTCGAGTTACCACCAACTGCTAGATTGACAAATGAAATAATGGAGTTTTAATTCTTTCGAGTTACTACCAACTGGTAGATGGGAAGGTCCTGTTAAGAAGACAATGGGTGTCTATTAAAATGGGAAAAATAGATAGTAAAGAATTTCCCGAGTTCAAGAGCGTAATTACAGTAAAAAGGGCAGCAGGTAATAATTATGGTCGCTAGATTCAAATTTTGCTCCAGCTTgtaagaaaaggaataaaagagcaaaaaaaaaagaaaagaaaatgcttACATCTAAAGAAAATTTTGGTCcaggataaaaatatatctgATCCTAACGCGGTATCGAGCTCGCTCGTACATCAATACAAGAAGTAAACCAATAAACCCAGCACCAATACAGGGCACTTGCATCAACAATTAATCAAAATGCTTAAAACACGAgaatagcttcttttttttttttaagagatagatagtatgctacccgcttcgtttatttcatttaaacttagctggaaatgtaaatcaactaagattcgaacttaaaatctcgagtaccaaccaccaagtcctttgccacttgcgctatgGACGGTCGGTTAAAACACGAAAATAGCTACCCAAATGGTCTCTGTGCAAATAATGGACAAAACGAAAAGCTATACAAACAAAGTTACAGGAATTTTATTTTCACCGTGACTAAATATTCAAAGCATAAAACTCTTCAAACACGCTCCCTTGTTTCTAAGATCATAGCACTTGGATATCCTGATTCGACCCAGTTCAGCATCTCACTGCAATTCACCCACCGGCGCCTCGTTGAGCCATAGGAAGTGGATGAAGTTGTACAACTTTCCACTCACACTCACCTGAGTGTTAATTCATCGCAGGATTTgttaaagagagaaaattaggatttgttagagagagagagagagagagagagagagagagagagaggaccttGTAAGGTGTAGGGTTTAAGCGCCTCATATGATCCGGTCGCATTTGTTCCAGCTGCTGCATGCATCGAGTTCTAATCTTTTTTATCGATGGTAGTTCTTCTCTTGGTTTACCTGCAAGAAATAAAAGGGAAATAATTTATAAGACTATACAAGATCATAGAACGCGGAGCTTTGCACTGAAGGACTTTTCAATGGTTGGGAATGCCCTTCCTCATTTAAAATAGAAACTTATGATCCAAGTGCTTGCTTGGCCTTAGCTTCAGGAATAGTGTCCCCACTCCGAAAAGCAGTTGCAGCGCATTGAGACACAGAAAATTCAGAGCTTCCATTGCGACGGGGAAGCCGAAAATAAGTTTTTGGGCCTCGCAAGGCAAAAGCTCCTGTTTGAATCTTTCGCTTCTTTTGCAATTAGTAGTAGTATGATTTTTACCATACAAGATAGTAAAGGGTGTTCTAGTAAAAACAACTACTAATTCTTTTTCAAAGGCTCTAATTTAAGTAGCACTTTTATAGAAGCACATAGGCCCTAAGACACATCATCATATAAATAAAGTGATCTTTCTTAAGAGCATTATTTGCTGCACTTTGCAACAACTGTTGATTAACCAGTTTACATAACACCATGGTGAAGATAAAAATAAAGGtgcccaaaaaaaacaaaacaacagGGAAAAATGAAAGGAAATGAAGGTTCTTACATGAATTTCCAGGCCAATAACACTTTAGAAGCTCCTCCACACGCTGAGGAACGACATATGCCCTCTTAGATTCATTAAAGGGGTGACGACAGAGAATGCGCTCACCTGCCTAAGAtattgaaataataaaaaggggGAGGGGTCGATGCAAAGTTTGTAAAGGAAACTTCATTTTGCAACTTCactagctgaaaataaaaagtaaatacaTGAAATCCCTCTCTTTGAAATGAATTTCCCCATTAACTCGTGCAGATACTAACCACCGAACAAGAGACCATAACTCACCTTAGGAGGCGGTTCACTTTCCCCAGATATTATATCTACCAATGGGTAGCCTTCTTTTCCGTACAAGCGGAAGCATCTTTTTTTACATGGTATGGACACCTAGAAAAcaaacaatattaattattcaaccaaaaaaatcaaaatcccaACCATGTAGAATCTTCAGGAAATGTACCTTCGCTATGTCCTCCGATAGTTTGATGCGAGGCTGATTATTAATCTCGACTAACTTGAATACACAACCAAGAGCTGCTTGAGCATAACATGTTACAAGATAAGTCCCAATTCCATAGGCATCTACCTCATGTccctggagagagagagagagagaga
This DNA window, taken from Ananas comosus cultivar F153 linkage group 21, ASM154086v1, whole genome shotgun sequence, encodes the following:
- the LOC109726842 gene encoding 40S ribosomal protein S10-1-like, giving the protein MIIPKKNRHEICKYLFQEGVLYAKKDYNLAKHPLIDVPNLHVIKLMQSFKSKEYVRETFAWQHYYWYLTNDGIEYLRTYLNLPSEIVPATLKKSAKPPSRPFGSGPPGDRPRGPPRFEGDRPRFGERDGYRGGPRGAPGDFGGDKSGAPPEFQPSFRGSGARPGFGRGSGSFGAGPASSSME